In a single window of the Oncorhynchus gorbuscha isolate QuinsamMale2020 ecotype Even-year unplaced genomic scaffold, OgorEven_v1.0 Un_scaffold_14140, whole genome shotgun sequence genome:
- the LOC124030698 gene encoding RNA-binding protein 25-like, which yields MEEEAERRRQPPVKLEEEAERRRQPPVKPEEEVQQEKPHREREHREHREREHREREHREREHRERENREREHHRDRRGGGGADRPPPEHPQSQSDDDVEDGEELDDRGRDDSSDARTHPHLKPTLRPITSAPSVSSGSGGATPNSPGNESPCGIIIPHENSPDAQPTDEHRPKIGLSLKLGELELF from the coding sequence atggaggaggaggcagagcggAGGCGGCAGCCCCCAGTGAagctggaggaggaggcagagcggAGGCGGCAGCCCCCAGTGAAGCCGGAGGAGGAGGTGCagcaggagaaaccacacagggaGAGGGAGCACAGGGAGCACCGAGAGAGGGAGCACCGAGAGAGGGAGCACCGAGAGAGGGAGCACCGAGAGAGGGAGAACCGAGAGAGGGAGCACcacagggacaggagaggaggaggaggtgcagaCAGGCCTCCTCCCGAACACCCTCAGTCCCAATCAGACGATGacgtggaggatggagaggagctTGACGATCGTGGACGGGACGACTCGTCAGACGCCAGGACACACCCACACCTCAAGCCCACGCTCCGGCCAATCACGTCGGCACCCTCTGTGTCGTCGGGCAGCGGCGGCGCCACGCCCAACTCCCCTGGCAACGAGTCTCCGTGTGGCATCATCATCCCTCATGAGAACTCTCCAGACGCCCAACCCACAGATGAACACCGGCCCAAGATAGGCCTCAGCCTCAAACTGGGTGAGTTAGAACTATTCTGA